From the Candidatus Neomarinimicrobiota bacterium genome, one window contains:
- a CDS encoding GDP-mannose 4,6-dehydratase produces the protein MPVEGRSWLITGGCGFIGTNLIAALLEENPLTKIRVLDNLSVGQKDDLAKVCNDFLETPVDAISSNPRGVELVIGDVREADFVSKTCKGIDIIVHLAANSGVASSVENPRLDCEVNVIGTLNLLEAARHNNVQKFIFASSGAPLGEQEPPIHEQKVPRPVSPYGASKLAGEGYCSAYYRTFGLSTIALRFGNVYGPRSKHKSSVVAKFIQQALRGEVLEIYGDGQQTRDFIYIKDLVKAIRLAADSDVGGEVFQIATYRETTVNELTEQLTALLRKKLPQLDIRVNYGSERLGDVKRNYSDISKARKILGFQPQYDLRKGLEETIDWFLSQ, from the coding sequence TTGCCGGTAGAAGGTAGATCCTGGCTAATTACAGGGGGATGCGGTTTTATAGGGACTAACCTTATAGCTGCATTACTTGAAGAAAATCCACTAACAAAAATCCGCGTTTTAGACAATCTTTCTGTAGGCCAAAAGGACGACTTAGCAAAGGTATGTAATGACTTTTTAGAAACTCCGGTTGATGCTATATCAAGTAATCCAAGAGGAGTTGAATTAGTTATCGGAGATGTCCGCGAGGCCGATTTTGTTTCTAAGACGTGTAAAGGCATAGATATTATTGTTCATCTTGCAGCCAATTCCGGCGTGGCTTCATCTGTAGAAAACCCGCGTTTAGATTGTGAAGTTAATGTTATTGGAACTCTTAACTTGCTAGAAGCTGCAAGGCATAATAACGTTCAGAAATTTATATTTGCATCAAGCGGAGCACCATTAGGAGAACAAGAGCCCCCAATACACGAACAAAAAGTACCGCGACCTGTTTCGCCCTATGGTGCAAGCAAGCTGGCCGGAGAAGGGTACTGCTCTGCCTATTACCGCACCTTTGGCTTATCAACGATAGCATTACGTTTTGGAAATGTTTATGGACCGCGGAGTAAACACAAAAGCAGTGTAGTAGCTAAGTTTATTCAGCAGGCATTAAGAGGAGAAGTCCTGGAAATATATGGGGATGGGCAGCAAACAAGGGATTTTATTTATATTAAAGATCTTGTTAAGGCGATTCGACTTGCCGCGGATAGCGATGTTGGTGGAGAAGTATTTCAAATTGCCACTTACCGTGAAACTACGGTTAATGAACTTACTGAGCAACTAACTGCTTTGCTTAGAAAAAAGTTACCTCAGTTAGACATTAGGGTTAATTATGGTAGTGAACGCTTGGGGGACGTAAAGCGAAATTATTCTGATATATCCAAAGCTCGCAAAATTCTTGGTTTTCAGCCTCAGTATGACCTTAGAAAAGGACTGGAAGAAACAATCGACTGGTTTCTAAGCCAATAA